GCAATTCACTATGTTGCGCTAAACGCTCATAGTAATCAGCTTCTAAGTCACGAATTTGATGTTGCAGCAAGACCTTTGCAATAAAGGTTAAACCTAATAGCGCAATGAGTATTAACGTAAAAAGCCCACCCATATCAATACGTTTGATAGGAGTAGGCCCTGATTGCCCTGGCATCTTTAAACCACCCGGGTCAATTAATCAACTTGACGTCTTAAAAAAGCCGGGATATCAAGGTAGTTATTTGACCGAGGTATACTGGCACCGTTAGCTGTCATGGCAACACGCGCTGGCTGGGCTTCATAGGCCGTCCCCTGCGGTTTTGGCTCAACCAACGCTGGCTTAATCGTTGCGACTTTTGCCGATTCTGTCGTTGGTGCTTCGGTTGCTGGTGCCGGTTGATTCATTTCTTTCGCGCGCTCAGATGCCTGCACAGCATGTACGCCTTGCGTATTAGGACGAACCATCTGTGGCTTGTTAGCAGATCCAACTA
This Thiomicrospira cyclica ALM1 DNA region includes the following protein-coding sequences:
- the ftsL gene encoding cell division protein FtsL encodes the protein MPGQSGPTPIKRIDMGGLFTLILIALLGLTFIAKVLLQHQIRDLEADYYERLAQHSELREAWGQMMLESAHLTAPLLVEQQARSQLNMRKPQERQYLVLTEENEP